In one Micromonospora polyrhachis genomic region, the following are encoded:
- a CDS encoding acyl-CoA dehydrogenase, producing MTHYKSNLRDIEFNLFEVFGADRTLGQEPYTELDTDTARSILAEMDRLAREDLAASYVEGDRNPPKYDAATHSAPLPEAFKKSYQAFMDSEFWRLDLPGELGGTNAPRAFWWSLAELVLGSNAPIWMYASGPSFAHTLSMEGTERQKRWAKLFVEKQWGSSMVLTEPDAGSDVGAGRTRAIAQPDGSWHIEGVKRFITSGEHDLTDNIVHYVLARPVGVEGVGGPGTKGLSLFIVPKFHFDEETGELLDRNGVYATNVEHKMGLKVSNTCELTFGEHGVPAKGWLMGDVHEGIRQMFLIIEYARMLVGTKAIATLSTGYLNALEYAKNRVQGADLLQTADKTAPRVTITNHPDVRRSLMLQKSYAEGLRALVCYTASWQDKVHLAEAAGDEKAAKIAKKVNDLLLPLVKGVGSERAYELLGHEALQTFGGSGFLQDYPLEQYVRDAKIDTLYEGTTAIQSLDLFFRKIVKDGGKALMSVAAEIQAFVESEAGNGQLKEERQALGRALVEVQTILGTMTSWLGEAQGGEPRALYKVGLSSRRLLLAVGDLVVGWLLQRQAEIALAALAGEVSEADKSFYTGKVAAARFFAHEVLPRIGADRRIIQSTSLDLMDLPEDAF from the coding sequence ATGACCCATTACAAGAGCAATCTTCGGGATATCGAGTTCAACCTCTTCGAGGTCTTCGGCGCGGACCGTACGTTGGGGCAGGAGCCGTACACCGAGCTGGACACCGACACGGCCCGGAGCATCCTTGCCGAGATGGACCGGCTCGCCCGCGAGGACCTGGCGGCCAGCTACGTCGAGGGCGACCGCAACCCGCCGAAGTACGACGCGGCGACCCACTCGGCGCCGCTGCCCGAGGCGTTCAAGAAGTCGTACCAGGCGTTCATGGACTCCGAGTTCTGGCGACTGGACCTGCCGGGCGAGCTGGGCGGCACCAACGCACCGCGCGCCTTCTGGTGGTCACTGGCCGAGCTGGTGCTCGGCTCCAACGCCCCGATCTGGATGTACGCCTCCGGCCCGTCCTTCGCGCACACGCTGAGCATGGAGGGCACCGAGCGGCAGAAGCGCTGGGCCAAGCTCTTCGTGGAGAAGCAGTGGGGCTCCTCGATGGTGCTGACCGAGCCGGACGCCGGTTCCGACGTCGGTGCCGGTCGTACCCGGGCCATCGCACAGCCGGACGGCTCGTGGCACATCGAGGGCGTGAAGCGGTTCATCACCTCCGGTGAGCACGACCTCACCGACAACATCGTCCACTACGTCCTCGCCCGTCCCGTGGGTGTCGAGGGCGTCGGTGGTCCGGGCACCAAGGGGCTGTCGCTCTTCATCGTCCCGAAGTTCCACTTCGACGAGGAGACCGGCGAGCTGCTGGACCGCAACGGCGTCTACGCCACCAACGTCGAGCACAAGATGGGCCTGAAGGTCTCCAACACCTGTGAGCTGACCTTCGGCGAGCACGGCGTACCGGCCAAGGGCTGGCTGATGGGTGACGTGCACGAGGGCATCCGCCAGATGTTCCTGATCATCGAGTACGCCCGGATGCTGGTCGGCACGAAGGCGATCGCCACCCTCTCCACCGGCTACCTGAACGCCCTGGAGTACGCGAAGAACCGGGTGCAGGGTGCCGACCTGCTCCAGACGGCCGACAAGACGGCTCCCCGGGTCACCATCACCAACCACCCGGACGTACGTCGGTCGCTGATGCTGCAGAAGTCGTACGCCGAGGGGCTGCGGGCGCTGGTCTGCTACACCGCCTCCTGGCAGGACAAGGTGCACCTGGCTGAGGCGGCCGGTGACGAGAAGGCTGCCAAGATCGCCAAGAAGGTCAACGACCTGCTGCTGCCGCTGGTCAAGGGCGTCGGTTCGGAGCGGGCCTACGAGCTGCTCGGTCACGAGGCCCTGCAGACGTTCGGTGGATCCGGTTTCCTCCAGGATTATCCGCTTGAGCAGTATGTCCGGGATGCGAAGATCGACACTCTCTACGAGGGTACGACCGCGATCCAGAGCCTCGACCTCTTCTTCCGGAAGATCGTCAAGGACGGCGGGAAGGCCCTGATGTCGGTGGCCGCCGAGATCCAGGCGTTCGTCGAGTCCGAGGCCGGCAACGGACAGCTCAAGGAGGAGCGGCAGGCGCTGGGCAGGGCGCTGGTCGAGGTGCAGACCATTCTCGGCACCATGACCAGTTGGCTCGGTGAGGCGCAGGGCGGCGAGCCGCGGGCGCTCTACAAGGTGGGCCTGAGCAGCCGCCGGCTGCTGCTCGCCGTCGGCGACCTGGTCGTCGGCTGGCTGCTCCAGCGCCAGGCCGAGATCGCGCTGGCGGCCCTGGCTGGCGAGGTTTCGGAAGCGGACAAGTCGTTCTACACCGGAAAGGTGGCCGCTGCCCGGTTCTTCGCCCACGAGGTGTTGCCGCGTATCGGCGC